The Streptomyces sp. NBC_00576 genome contains the following window.
CCGCCGCCAAGGCCGCCGCCGAGGCGTGGACGCTGGCCATGGGCGACTACTTCCGCAAGGCCGGGGCCGCGGAGGGCGCCGGCGGGCCGACATCGGCGGCTGCGATCCTGGTCGTGAAGGCGTTGGTGCACGACGCGATGCGCGCCGATCGACCCAACGCGAAGTTCGCGGGCTTCACCGACGTCAAGGAGCTGGCCGAGGCCATTGTCGGCGTCTGGGAGCAGCCCGCCGCCGAAGTGAACGGGAAACGTCTGTGGCTGACCGAGAAGCCGTGAACCCTCCGAAGACCGACGCCCGCCGTCATCACGACCCGGAGGTCCGAGGCTTCGCCAGTGACAACTACGCGGGGGCCCACCCCGAGGTGCTCGCCGCCCTGGCCCTGGCCAACGGCGGGCACCAGGTCGCGTACGGCGAGGACGACTACACGGAGAACCTTCAGCGGATCGTCCGCAGCCACTTCGGCGCCACGGCGGAGGCGTTCCCCGTCTTCAACGGCACCGGGGCCAACGTCGTTGCGCTCCAGGCGGTCACCGACCGCTGGGGCGCAGTGATCTGCGCCGAGAGCGCGCACATCAACGTCGACGAGGGCGGCGCCCCCGAACGCATGGGCGGCCTCAAGCTGCTGACGGTGCCCACACCGGACGGCAAGCTGACCCCCGACCTCATCGACCGGCAGGCGTACGGCTGGGACGACGAACACCGCGCGATGCCGCAGGTCGTCTCGATCACCCAGAGCACGGAACTGGGCACCCTCTACACGCCGGACGAGATCCGCGCGATCTGCGACCACGCCCACGCGCACGGCATGAAGGTCCATCTGGACGGCTCCCGCATAGCCAACGCGGCGGCCTCGCTCGACGTTCCGATGCGGACGTTCACCAACGCGGTCGGCGTCGACATCCTCTCCCTCGGCGGGACGAAGAACGGCGCGCTGTTCGGTGAGGCGGTCGTCGTCATCAACCAGGACGCCGTCAGCCACATGAAGCACCTGCGCAAGCTGTCCATGCAGCTCGCTTCCAAGATGCGCTTCGTCTCGGTGCAGTTGGAGGCGCTGCTCGCCAAGGATCTGTGGCTGCGCAACGCCCGCCACTCCAACGCGATGGCGCAGCGGCTGGCGGAGGGTGTGCGGGCCGTGCACGGGATCGAGATCCTCTACCCGGTCCAGGCGAACGCGGTCTTCGCCCGCCTTCCGCACGACGTGAGCGAGCGTCTTCAGAAGCGCTTCCGCTTCTACTTCTGGGACGAGCCCGCGGGCGACGTCCGCTGGATGTGCGCCTTCGACACGACCGAGGACGACGTGGACGCCTTCGTGGCGGCGCTGAAGGAGGAGATGGCGCGGTAGCACCCTCTCGGATGCATAGATATGCGGTCTCCTGAAAAGTCATTGACTGTCGGGTGATCGCTTTTCTATGCTCTGGACCCATGGAGCTGATCCAGAACACCCCTGACCTGTCCGCGTACCTGGCCGCTGACGAGGTCATCGACCACTATCACCCGCTCGTACGGGCGACCGCCACGCAGCTCGCCAAGGGCGCGGCGGACTCGTATGCCTATGCGCGGGCGGCGTACGAGTTCGTGCGCGACGCCATCCCGCACTCCGCCGACAGCGGCGACCTTCGGGTGACCTGGCGGGCCTCGACCGTCCTGGAGCAGCGCACCGGCATCTGCTATGCGAAAGCCCATGCGCTGGCCGCGCTCCTGCGCGCCGAGGACATCCCTACGGCGCTGTGCTATCAACGGCTCGCGCATGACGACGGGGGCGGTCATGCTGTGCACGGTCTGGTCGCCGTGCGGTTCAACGGTGCCTGGCATCGCCAGGACCCGCGGGGCAACAAGGCGGGTGTGGACGCCCAGTTCTCTCTCGATGGTGAGCGGCTGGCGTGGGTCCCGGATCCGAAGTCCAATGAGGTGGACTATTCGGTACTGTACGATGAACCTCATCCGGTTGTGCTGGGCGTGCTGAAGGCCGCGCCCGACAGGCCGTATCTCTGGAAGACGCTCCCCACCGCACTCTGAGGCAAGCGATGACTCTCACCCTGACCGTGTCCGACGAGGTGCGCGCGCTCGCGCCCGGTTTCACCCATGTCGCGATCGAGGCGCACGGACTCGTCAACGGGCCCAGCACCGACGCCAGTTCGGCACTACTGGACGACGCGGCCCGCCGACTCGCCGTACGCCTGGGCGGCCGGGCCACGCACGAGGACCCGCACATGGTCGCCTGGCGGGACACGTACACGGCGTTCGGCTCCAAGCCGTCGCGCACCCGCAACTCGGCCGAGGCGCTCGCCAAGCGGGCGCTGACGGATGCCGGTCTGCCCCGGATCAACGTCCTGGTCGACCTCTACAACGCGATCAGCGTCGCGCATCTGGTCCCGGTCGGCGGCGAGGACCTCGACCGCATCCAGGGCGGCATGCGGCTCGTACGTGCCACCGGCGCCGAGGACTTCGTGACCGTGGCCGGAGGCGAGGAGGTCGTCGAGCACCCCGACGCCGGTGAGGTCGTGTGGTGCGACGACGCGGGCGTGACCTGCCGCCGCTGGAACTGGCGCCAGGGCCCGCGCACCCGTCTCACTGAGCAGACCACGTCAGCGGTCTTCCTCCTGGAGTGCCTGCCCCCGATGGCGGACACGGAGGCAGAGGCGGCAGGCGCCGAACTCGTCGAACTGTTGGAGAAGTTCAGCCCGGGGGCACGGATCACAGCCCGGCGCGAGGGCTGAGTACGGGGTGTGGGGGCACCCCCGCAGGGGCGCGGGGCTGTATCGATCTGCGGCTCCGCCGCGTGGTCGCGACAAGCCCCCACCGGCCCGCAGTGAACGAACCGCCTGCCCGAACAGCCCCCGGAGGGATCAGCGTGCCTCGGCCGCCCGAACCTCTTCCGGGGTCGGTGCCGTGCCGCCGAGGTGCGCCGGCATCCACCACGTGTCGTCCGGGCCCTTGGGGCGGACCGGGTACGCGCGCTGGGCGGCTTCCAGGAGCTCGTTGACGCGCTCGCGCAGCTGACGGGTGATCGCGCCCGCGTACTTGTCGCGGGATGCCTCGATCGCCTCGCCGACCCGGATCGTGATCGGGATGTGGCTGCGCGTGAAGTTGCGCGGATGACCCTTGGTCCACAGGCGCTGAGTGCCCCACACGGCCATCGGGATCAGCGGGACGCCCGCCTCCTGGGCCATGCGCGCGGCACCGGACTTGAAGCTCTTCAGCGTGAACGACTGCGAGATCGTGGCCTCGGGGAAGACGCCGACGATTTCACCGGAGCGCAGTGAGTCCAGGGCGTGCGCGTACGCCAGCTCGCCGTTCTTGCGGTCCACCGGGATGTGCTTCATGTTGCGCATCAGCGGGCCGGAGACCTTGTGCCGGAACACCGACTCCTTCGCCATGAAGCGCACCAGCCGCTTCTGCGGGAGAGCCGCGAGACCGTCGAAGATGAAGTCCAGGTAGCCGATGTGGTTGCTCACCAGCACCGCACCGCCCGAGCGCGGGATGTTCTCCGACCCCTGCACGTCGATCTTCAGGTCCCAGGCCTTGAACAGTGTCCGGGCGAGACCGATGGCGGGACGGTAGGCAAGCTCAGCCATGGACGGGGATGACCCTTCTCTCTGCTCTGCCTGGGAAGGCGTTCCCGGCGGGAAGTTACGCAGCCGTAGGTTCTACAGCATTGCGCAGATCGTGCCCCAAGAACGGACAGGGGGCCAGCCCTCGTGCCGGTGAAGC
Protein-coding sequences here:
- a CDS encoding threonine aldolase family protein, with the translated sequence MNPPKTDARRHHDPEVRGFASDNYAGAHPEVLAALALANGGHQVAYGEDDYTENLQRIVRSHFGATAEAFPVFNGTGANVVALQAVTDRWGAVICAESAHINVDEGGAPERMGGLKLLTVPTPDGKLTPDLIDRQAYGWDDEHRAMPQVVSITQSTELGTLYTPDEIRAICDHAHAHGMKVHLDGSRIANAAASLDVPMRTFTNAVGVDILSLGGTKNGALFGEAVVVINQDAVSHMKHLRKLSMQLASKMRFVSVQLEALLAKDLWLRNARHSNAMAQRLAEGVRAVHGIEILYPVQANAVFARLPHDVSERLQKRFRFYFWDEPAGDVRWMCAFDTTEDDVDAFVAALKEEMAR
- a CDS encoding transglutaminase domain-containing protein; protein product: MELIQNTPDLSAYLAADEVIDHYHPLVRATATQLAKGAADSYAYARAAYEFVRDAIPHSADSGDLRVTWRASTVLEQRTGICYAKAHALAALLRAEDIPTALCYQRLAHDDGGGHAVHGLVAVRFNGAWHRQDPRGNKAGVDAQFSLDGERLAWVPDPKSNEVDYSVLYDEPHPVVLGVLKAAPDRPYLWKTLPTAL
- a CDS encoding B3/B4 domain-containing protein — protein: MTLTLTVSDEVRALAPGFTHVAIEAHGLVNGPSTDASSALLDDAARRLAVRLGGRATHEDPHMVAWRDTYTAFGSKPSRTRNSAEALAKRALTDAGLPRINVLVDLYNAISVAHLVPVGGEDLDRIQGGMRLVRATGAEDFVTVAGGEEVVEHPDAGEVVWCDDAGVTCRRWNWRQGPRTRLTEQTTSAVFLLECLPPMADTEAEAAGAELVELLEKFSPGARITARREG
- a CDS encoding lysophospholipid acyltransferase family protein; its protein translation is MAELAYRPAIGLARTLFKAWDLKIDVQGSENIPRSGGAVLVSNHIGYLDFIFDGLAALPQKRLVRFMAKESVFRHKVSGPLMRNMKHIPVDRKNGELAYAHALDSLRSGEIVGVFPEATISQSFTLKSFKSGAARMAQEAGVPLIPMAVWGTQRLWTKGHPRNFTRSHIPITIRVGEAIEASRDKYAGAITRQLRERVNELLEAAQRAYPVRPKGPDDTWWMPAHLGGTAPTPEEVRAAEAR